From Halobacteriovorax sp. HLS, the proteins below share one genomic window:
- a CDS encoding PilZ domain-containing protein — protein sequence MSEALFKRKHLRSPLTTIALYQSDRYVFKAYCLNISEGGVLLENLPSVPEVNAIPLLLSIPQFPEFSSLSAERIAEIGIDELKTKNIRVKARTVRQFEGLSAVDQIFVTRIGCEFVHLNDEAIETIKKYVSIFAKNTIYLLNLFESHGNSEQKKKHLRYVSSLLGYDPDQKLSLLRQKVLHDYQSLESL from the coding sequence ATGTCAGAGGCCTTATTTAAAAGAAAACATTTAAGATCACCTTTAACAACGATCGCTCTTTATCAGAGCGATCGTTATGTTTTTAAGGCCTATTGTCTTAATATTTCTGAAGGTGGAGTTCTTCTAGAAAACCTGCCAAGTGTTCCTGAGGTTAATGCTATTCCTTTACTTTTATCTATTCCTCAGTTTCCTGAATTTTCCTCACTCAGTGCGGAGAGAATAGCTGAAATTGGTATAGATGAGTTGAAGACAAAAAATATTAGAGTCAAAGCTAGAACAGTGAGACAATTTGAAGGTCTCAGTGCTGTGGATCAAATATTTGTAACTCGAATTGGCTGTGAGTTTGTTCATTTAAATGATGAAGCGATTGAAACAATAAAGAAATATGTGTCAATCTTTGCTAAGAATACTATTTATCTTTTAAACTTATTTGAATCTCATGGGAACTCTGAGCAAAAAAAGAAGCATCTGCGTTATGTATCTTCTTTGTTAGGATATGATCCAGATCAGAAACTTTCACTATTACGTCAAAAAGTTCTTCACGATTATCAATCGCTTGAATCGCTATAG
- a CDS encoding PhoH family protein: MKKTFVLDTNVILFDPTSIFQFKDHLVFIPLVVVEEVDRFKKDQNENGRNARHFSRLVDDLRQKGPLSKGVELSNGGTLMISVDKKVKNQYEDTIDLTINDNLILSSALSLKEEGDDVYLITKDINLRLKADIFGLNSEDYGKKNISLDEIYHGHRVLEMDETALANFEKNRHLPFEDAEEMDIYPNEYIVIQAKGNDRKRALGRYSLAKKGIVPLIPMREGIWGIYPKNMEQQFALDALLNDEVKLVTLVGKAGTGKTLLAIAAGLEMTINQEKYTRLLVSRPVQPMGKDLGFLPGDVNEKLAPWMQPIFDNMDFLFNQNRGGGSSYDDLIEHGLLHVEPLTYIRGRSIPAQYLIVDEAQNLSPHEVKTIITRAGEGTKVILTGDPQQIDSPYLDEINNGLTYCVDRLKTEDIVAHTSLKVGERSALSEAASKLL, from the coding sequence TTGAAAAAAACTTTTGTCCTAGACACAAATGTTATTCTATTTGATCCAACTTCAATTTTTCAGTTTAAAGATCATCTTGTCTTTATTCCTCTTGTTGTTGTTGAAGAAGTTGATCGCTTTAAGAAAGATCAGAATGAGAATGGACGTAATGCGAGACACTTTTCTCGACTTGTAGATGATCTTCGTCAAAAAGGACCACTATCTAAAGGTGTAGAACTTTCTAATGGCGGAACTCTGATGATCTCTGTCGATAAGAAAGTTAAGAATCAATATGAAGATACAATTGATTTAACTATCAATGATAATCTTATTCTTTCTTCTGCTTTAAGTCTTAAGGAAGAAGGGGATGATGTTTACTTAATAACTAAAGATATTAACTTAAGATTAAAGGCAGATATCTTTGGGTTGAACTCTGAAGACTATGGAAAAAAGAATATTTCATTAGATGAGATTTATCATGGTCATAGAGTTTTAGAAATGGATGAGACGGCCTTAGCAAACTTTGAAAAGAATCGTCATCTTCCTTTTGAAGATGCTGAGGAAATGGATATTTATCCAAATGAATATATTGTTATTCAAGCTAAAGGAAATGATAGAAAAAGGGCCCTCGGAAGATATTCTCTTGCTAAAAAGGGGATAGTTCCATTAATTCCAATGCGTGAAGGGATATGGGGAATTTATCCTAAAAATATGGAGCAACAATTTGCTCTAGATGCATTACTAAATGATGAGGTTAAGCTTGTTACTTTAGTTGGTAAGGCCGGAACGGGAAAGACTCTTCTAGCAATTGCTGCTGGTTTAGAAATGACTATCAATCAAGAAAAGTACACGCGACTACTAGTTTCAAGACCTGTTCAACCGATGGGAAAAGACCTTGGTTTCTTACCTGGTGACGTGAATGAAAAGCTTGCTCCTTGGATGCAGCCAATCTTTGATAATATGGACTTTCTATTTAATCAAAATAGAGGGGGCGGATCTTCTTATGATGACCTTATAGAGCACGGACTTCTACATGTAGAACCTCTAACTTATATCAGAGGACGTTCAATTCCGGCGCAGTACTTAATTGTAGATGAAGCACAGAACCTTTCTCCTCATGAAGTTAAGACAATCATTACAAGAGCAGGAGAGGGGACTAAAGTTATTTTAACTGGCGATCCTCAACAGATTGATAGTCCTTATTTAGATGAAATAAATAATGGTCTAACTTATTGTGTAGATCGTTTAAAAACAGAAGATATCGTCGCTCACACTAGTTTAAAAGTGGGTGAGAGATCGGCACTCTCTGAAGCGGCCAGTAAGCTGTTATAA
- a CDS encoding aminotransferase class I/II-fold pyridoxal phosphate-dependent enzyme translates to MKISKRVSTISESITLKLNAQAVAMEKEGKQVWNLTAGQLPFRPGHEFTEALRTELVFLNSFQYSPVAGFKTLREKVLTYFEESRDVKASDTHSVLVSNGGKHSLANVFASIIDKDDEVIIPAPYWVSYPEMVSFYDGKPVTVASNIYDEFHPSLEDIESAINKNTKAIIINSPNNPSGVHYSEKWMRDFASLMLKYPDIIIISDEIYYELSYFDPKPTYFYQYEKELIERTIIIDGVSKNMALTGLRIGFCIAPNDLISAMSRLQGQTTSGANSLIQKALEGYNFNLIGDYLEPIKAHLRENSRTVQDKFRENKLAQCWYQTKSAFYFLVDFSGAPIMDKYLTSPDDKTDYSTQICSDLLEKHGVAIVPGGDFGIPNSARISLVPTKDFFAEAIGKIVEFMKS, encoded by the coding sequence ATGAAAATAAGTAAAAGAGTTTCGACTATTTCTGAAAGTATAACTTTGAAGCTTAATGCACAAGCAGTTGCAATGGAAAAAGAGGGAAAACAGGTGTGGAATCTTACAGCTGGACAACTACCTTTTAGACCAGGACATGAATTTACTGAAGCACTTAGGACAGAATTAGTTTTTCTAAATAGTTTTCAATATTCTCCTGTTGCAGGTTTTAAGACTTTGAGAGAGAAGGTCCTTACTTATTTTGAAGAGTCTAGAGATGTTAAAGCCTCTGATACACATAGTGTTCTTGTGAGTAATGGTGGTAAGCATAGTCTAGCGAATGTTTTTGCTTCAATAATTGATAAAGATGATGAAGTGATTATTCCTGCTCCCTACTGGGTCTCTTATCCTGAGATGGTTAGTTTCTATGATGGAAAGCCCGTAACGGTTGCTTCTAATATTTATGACGAATTCCATCCATCTTTAGAAGATATTGAAAGCGCAATTAATAAGAATACTAAAGCAATTATTATCAACAGTCCTAACAATCCTTCAGGAGTTCACTATAGTGAAAAATGGATGCGAGACTTTGCTAGTCTAATGCTCAAATACCCAGACATTATTATTATTAGTGACGAAATTTACTATGAGCTTAGCTACTTCGATCCTAAACCAACCTACTTTTATCAGTATGAAAAAGAGCTTATTGAGAGGACTATTATCATTGATGGTGTGTCTAAGAATATGGCCTTAACAGGGCTAAGGATAGGTTTTTGTATTGCTCCTAATGACCTTATTTCTGCTATGTCTAGATTACAAGGACAGACTACATCAGGTGCAAATAGCCTGATTCAAAAAGCTTTAGAAGGGTACAACTTTAATCTTATTGGAGATTATCTTGAACCAATCAAGGCCCACTTGAGAGAAAATTCACGTACTGTTCAGGACAAATTTAGAGAGAATAAACTTGCGCAGTGTTGGTACCAGACTAAATCAGCTTTTTACTTTTTAGTAGATTTTTCAGGTGCTCCAATTATGGATAAGTATCTAACTAGTCCTGATGACAAGACCGATTACTCCACTCAGATATGCAGTGACTTACTTGAAAAGCATGGCGTAGCTATTGTTCCTGGAGGTGACTTTGGAATCCCTAATTCTGCTAGAATTTCCTTAGTGCCAACTAAGGACTTCTTTGCCGAAGCAATAGGTAAAATTGTTGAATTCATGAAATCATAG
- the coaD gene encoding pantetheine-phosphate adenylyltransferase, which yields MTRKAVYAGTFDPFTTGHDDILKRSLALFDEVTVLLAISPTKKPLFTIEQRLEMISEHFKSEKKVKVDSWGGLLVDYAKNNGIDTIIRGLRPTGDFEFEFQMASMNKKLYPEIETIFLMTEGQNYFVSSSLVKEVYNHKGNVKSFLPETIYKWLLNN from the coding sequence ATGACTAGAAAAGCAGTTTACGCAGGAACATTCGATCCATTTACTACAGGGCACGATGATATCTTAAAAAGATCTCTCGCGCTATTTGATGAGGTAACTGTTTTACTCGCAATATCTCCGACTAAGAAACCACTTTTTACAATTGAACAAAGACTTGAAATGATCAGTGAACACTTCAAATCTGAAAAGAAAGTTAAAGTTGATTCTTGGGGTGGGCTACTTGTCGATTACGCTAAAAATAATGGAATTGATACAATCATTAGAGGATTGAGACCTACGGGGGATTTTGAGTTTGAGTTCCAGATGGCCTCAATGAACAAAAAACTTTACCCCGAAATTGAAACTATTTTTCTAATGACCGAGGGACAAAATTACTTTGTTTCTTCCTCTCTAGTTAAAGAAGTCTATAATCATAAGGGTAATGTTAAGAGCTTCTTACCAGAAACAATCTATAAATGGCTTTTAAATAATTAA
- a CDS encoding RsmD family RNA methyltransferase, with amino-acid sequence MSIKILGGLIKGQTLLVPKGDLIRPTSVMLRRKIFDARQDMSGFHFVDICGGSGAIALEALSRGAESATIVEKNSKVFGLLKDNCNKSKRSSDSLGEINLVKSCGLKWLESFLVSYSNYSAEEKESVIIFIDPPYEIHNIYEESIKLLKNANFSGEIWIESDEQKGIKKKVLEEMIDARKIYSQGTSFILLHG; translated from the coding sequence ATGTCTATAAAAATATTAGGGGGTTTGATTAAAGGTCAAACCCTTTTAGTTCCTAAGGGTGATCTTATTCGCCCAACTTCAGTAATGTTAAGAAGAAAAATCTTTGATGCTCGCCAAGATATGAGTGGTTTTCACTTTGTTGATATATGTGGTGGATCAGGTGCAATTGCATTGGAGGCCTTATCTAGAGGAGCTGAAAGCGCGACAATTGTTGAGAAAAATAGCAAGGTATTTGGTCTGCTTAAGGACAATTGTAACAAATCAAAAAGAAGCTCAGACTCTCTTGGTGAAATTAATCTTGTAAAGAGTTGTGGATTAAAATGGCTTGAATCATTTCTAGTGAGCTACTCTAATTACTCTGCAGAGGAAAAAGAGTCGGTTATTATTTTTATAGATCCACCATATGAAATACATAATATCTATGAAGAATCGATTAAACTTTTAAAGAATGCTAATTTTTCTGGAGAGATTTGGATTGAATCTGATGAGCAAAAAGGAATAAAGAAAAAAGTATTAGAAGAGATGATTGATGCAAGAAAGATTTATTCTCAAGGAACAAGTTTTATTCTCTTACATGGCTAG
- a CDS encoding ChaN family lipoprotein: protein MKTDITKIRKNIYSYMKKKALSLEGTPSKEFLSYQRIQKRHSNRDFLVSNFQSLIKSIKKSKLIYLGDFHSLDQSSRNLHRIIRALTDSKDQLVLGVEFVHIKHQHHIDRFLAGHLTEIEFLENVNYYESWRFPWNQYRVFFDLAKERGYKILALNSKGSLSERDTRASEIIVNYLSAFPYSKLLVMFGEYHIVPTKLPKEVSKKARKEYRQTIIHQNLDEVYWKLEQTNMGRKKTQVIQFEDNEYSIQSSAPWVKYESMIYWYENLLEDPEFDIHDYVMSSGLKSFNENASDTYLFLIEKMLSGLNLKLDRSALEDFNLYDHHKMSFILKRLEKITKPTVGKFYKDLVIKGKSFKVPNSNDFYCSNYSMNRLSYLGGIHLWHYLRKFGNNETVKILSFPSQEKRFSFLVYQFCFAYFCSKMINPYRKCDLYADLFEKSKAKTSKDSDVFKSCLELIEHDTRKIKLSLTLKGQSLTSIYKISKRIGYMLGDILFDQHFEKESKSLEKIFNILHKEEMNEENYLKLLKLLLPKRKYKSFRKRFF from the coding sequence ATGAAAACAGATATCACTAAAATTCGAAAGAACATATATAGCTATATGAAGAAGAAGGCCCTTTCTTTAGAAGGAACTCCTTCGAAAGAGTTTCTATCTTATCAAAGAATACAGAAGAGGCACTCAAATAGAGATTTTCTCGTCTCAAACTTCCAAAGCCTGATTAAATCAATTAAGAAGTCTAAACTCATTTATCTAGGAGACTTTCACTCTCTAGATCAAAGTTCGAGAAACCTACACAGAATTATCCGGGCACTTACTGATTCAAAAGACCAATTAGTTTTAGGAGTGGAGTTTGTTCATATTAAACATCAACACCATATCGATCGTTTTCTAGCAGGACACTTAACTGAGATTGAATTCCTTGAAAATGTAAACTATTACGAATCGTGGAGATTTCCATGGAATCAATACAGAGTTTTCTTCGATCTTGCTAAAGAAAGAGGTTATAAGATTCTAGCTCTAAACTCTAAAGGATCATTAAGCGAAAGAGATACTCGGGCTTCTGAAATCATCGTAAATTACCTCAGTGCTTTTCCATACTCTAAACTCTTAGTTATGTTCGGTGAGTATCACATTGTTCCTACAAAGCTACCTAAAGAAGTTTCAAAGAAGGCCAGAAAAGAATATCGACAAACGATCATTCATCAAAACCTTGACGAGGTCTACTGGAAACTTGAGCAAACCAATATGGGCCGCAAGAAAACACAAGTTATTCAGTTTGAGGATAACGAGTATTCAATTCAATCCTCTGCTCCATGGGTTAAGTACGAAAGTATGATTTACTGGTATGAAAATTTATTAGAAGATCCTGAATTTGATATTCACGACTATGTAATGTCTTCTGGTCTGAAAAGTTTTAATGAGAATGCATCGGATACTTACCTCTTTCTAATTGAAAAGATGCTTTCTGGACTTAATCTGAAACTAGATAGATCTGCTTTAGAAGATTTCAATCTCTACGATCATCATAAGATGAGCTTTATACTTAAGAGACTTGAAAAAATCACAAAACCGACTGTTGGAAAATTCTACAAAGACCTGGTAATCAAAGGTAAGAGCTTTAAAGTTCCCAATTCAAATGATTTCTATTGCTCAAATTATTCAATGAATAGACTGAGCTACTTAGGTGGTATACACCTATGGCACTACCTCAGAAAGTTTGGCAATAATGAAACAGTAAAGATTCTCTCATTTCCTTCACAAGAAAAGAGATTTTCATTTCTAGTTTACCAATTCTGCTTTGCCTATTTTTGCTCAAAAATGATTAATCCATACAGAAAGTGCGATCTCTATGCAGACCTTTTTGAAAAATCTAAAGCGAAGACCTCTAAAGACTCAGACGTCTTTAAGTCTTGTTTAGAACTAATTGAACATGATACGAGAAAGATTAAATTATCACTTACCCTTAAGGGTCAAAGTTTAACTAGCATATATAAAATATCAAAGAGAATTGGATATATGCTTGGAGATATACTCTTTGATCAACACTTTGAAAAAGAATCTAAATCACTTGAGAAAATTTTCAATATTTTACATAAAGAAGAAATGAATGAAGAGAATTATCTAAAGCTTTTAAAGTTACTCCTACCTAAGAGAAAATATAAAAGCTTTAGAAAGAGATTTTTTTAA
- a CDS encoding HAMP domain-containing sensor histidine kinase, with translation MKQQLQSWFSKKKTIAGIGATALLIFSGVFQHQVSTKVSNLKSMQAGLSTCFSRVNQSYTAKVIGDASSMYLESGFMKTTEECFSETNAFFEKEVSAVAGKISQSINALMTDVNWFHERVEESSSSFSDQSGEIALSNLSDRFEKLEIKFDQLEGDVISKVEGMSLSKENLNLFLIVLSILAPLLLLWDFVEKKKLQQKNNQLEVDARRRLENGDAIVHAEVGNIIKEALEQNQLVYCSELFSQFHALNPVADISTTKMRTIDLETPVLGDSKLDAIWLESEMDDSKVLKAEGEVPKYKGPVTGLDQVLSKVVDHLSNKLLADGVMIDLDIKENINVQGESEALEQVIYNVVMNAVKNCQSSDSSNRISINAKRVGSSVCVNLTDSGVGFSRDFLTAASGLGDIDEHMPLALKISSELVEDVNGTMSFENLYTNSEVVGSKVQIVLKHVEVEQKRVASIQKGTKKEILAAIQEQVI, from the coding sequence ATGAAGCAGCAACTTCAAAGTTGGTTTAGTAAGAAAAAAACAATCGCTGGTATTGGAGCTACGGCCCTGCTTATATTTTCAGGTGTTTTTCAGCACCAAGTCTCAACCAAAGTATCAAATTTAAAATCAATGCAAGCAGGTTTATCGACTTGCTTTAGTAGAGTTAATCAAAGTTATACTGCAAAAGTTATTGGAGATGCTTCTTCAATGTACTTAGAATCTGGTTTTATGAAAACAACAGAGGAATGTTTTTCTGAAACAAATGCATTCTTTGAAAAAGAGGTTAGTGCAGTTGCAGGAAAAATTTCTCAGTCGATAAATGCTCTAATGACTGATGTAAATTGGTTTCATGAAAGAGTTGAAGAGTCTTCTAGTTCATTTTCTGATCAAAGCGGAGAAATTGCTTTAAGTAATTTAAGCGATAGATTTGAAAAGTTAGAAATTAAATTCGATCAATTAGAGGGAGATGTCATTTCAAAAGTTGAAGGAATGTCTTTATCAAAAGAAAATTTAAACCTCTTTTTGATTGTTCTTTCAATTCTTGCACCTTTATTACTTCTTTGGGATTTTGTTGAAAAGAAGAAGTTACAACAAAAGAATAATCAGCTTGAAGTAGACGCTAGAAGAAGGCTTGAAAATGGAGATGCTATTGTACATGCTGAAGTTGGAAATATCATTAAAGAGGCTTTGGAGCAAAATCAGCTTGTTTATTGTTCGGAGCTATTTTCTCAGTTCCATGCTTTAAACCCTGTTGCGGATATATCTACTACAAAGATGAGAACTATAGATCTTGAGACACCTGTCTTGGGTGATTCGAAGCTTGATGCAATTTGGTTAGAGTCTGAAATGGATGATTCTAAAGTATTAAAAGCTGAGGGAGAAGTTCCTAAGTATAAAGGTCCAGTGACTGGATTAGATCAAGTTCTTAGTAAGGTTGTAGATCACCTTTCAAATAAGCTTTTGGCAGATGGGGTCATGATTGATCTGGATATTAAAGAAAATATAAATGTACAAGGTGAGAGTGAGGCTCTAGAACAAGTTATTTATAACGTTGTAATGAATGCAGTAAAGAATTGTCAAAGCAGTGATAGTTCTAACAGAATTTCTATAAATGCCAAGAGAGTAGGCTCAAGTGTTTGTGTTAATTTAACTGACTCAGGGGTTGGATTTTCGAGAGACTTTCTCACTGCCGCAAGTGGGCTTGGAGATATTGATGAGCATATGCCTCTGGCGTTAAAGATCTCGAGCGAACTAGTTGAAGATGTTAATGGTACAATGAGTTTTGAAAATCTTTATACTAATAGTGAAGTTGTAGGTTCAAAGGTTCAAATTGTTCTTAAGCATGTTGAAGTAGAGCAAAAGAGAGTTGCAAGCATTCAAAAGGGTACTAAGAAAGAAATTCTTGCTGCGATTCAAGAACAGGTCATATAG
- a CDS encoding aminopeptidase, protein MSSLKYLFLLTLISCAKIGYLAEQGSGQLGLLSKARSNELVLSDVRVSKADKEKIKLIEEYKTFFYKYWQKKETSIYSETTILQDEAVTYLVIVSKHNKIEALEECFPVMGCFPYLGFFQKDSAKKYATEQEKKGLVTYIRPVYAYSTLGYFTDTILSSFFIFDEYELADLIFHELFHTIFFVKDEVELNENLADYFAKEMVLEYFKSDVELKDKLRKKDLLSKSLSKQTVEFARAVNLKLTSDPAISKEDSSKLIDKLVEEKLRPKISQVCSEFNVDDNKCYFLKRDWNQASLAAFMTYQNKVDKIKLLRSSTEGDLVHFFDYIENELKLYKNSDKKISFSEWLFKSINK, encoded by the coding sequence TTGTCTTCTTTAAAGTACCTTTTTCTATTAACTTTGATTTCCTGTGCGAAAATAGGATATTTAGCTGAGCAGGGAAGTGGTCAGTTAGGGTTGTTGAGTAAGGCAAGGAGTAATGAGCTTGTTTTATCGGATGTTCGAGTTTCCAAAGCAGATAAAGAGAAGATTAAATTAATTGAAGAATATAAGACGTTCTTTTATAAATACTGGCAAAAGAAAGAGACAAGTATTTATTCTGAAACGACCATCTTACAAGATGAAGCGGTAACTTATCTAGTCATCGTATCTAAGCATAATAAGATAGAGGCCTTAGAAGAATGCTTTCCGGTAATGGGATGCTTTCCATATTTGGGTTTTTTTCAAAAAGATTCGGCAAAGAAGTATGCAACCGAACAAGAGAAAAAAGGGCTCGTAACATATATTAGGCCTGTGTATGCTTATTCAACATTAGGATACTTTACAGATACTATACTTTCATCATTTTTTATCTTTGATGAATATGAACTTGCAGACCTTATATTTCATGAATTATTTCATACTATCTTCTTTGTAAAAGATGAGGTTGAGCTCAATGAAAACCTTGCTGACTATTTTGCCAAAGAGATGGTTCTTGAATATTTCAAATCTGACGTTGAGTTAAAAGATAAACTGCGTAAGAAAGACCTTTTATCAAAGAGCTTGTCAAAGCAAACGGTGGAATTTGCAAGGGCAGTGAACTTAAAGCTTACTTCCGATCCAGCAATTTCAAAAGAAGATTCATCTAAACTAATTGATAAGCTTGTAGAAGAAAAATTGAGGCCTAAAATTTCTCAGGTTTGCTCGGAGTTTAATGTTGATGACAATAAGTGTTACTTTTTAAAGAGAGATTGGAATCAAGCATCCTTAGCTGCATTTATGACATATCAAAATAAAGTAGATAAAATTAAGCTTTTAAGAAGCTCGACAGAGGGTGACCTCGTCCATTTTTTTGATTATATTGAAAATGAGCTTAAGCTGTATAAGAATTCCGACAAGAAGATTTCTTTTTCAGAGTGGCTCTTTAAATCAATAAATAAATAG
- the miaB gene encoding tRNA (N6-isopentenyl adenosine(37)-C2)-methylthiotransferase MiaB, with protein sequence METNPTGLGLRDENGPKEQWFIDEATGQNFVKMGDVIFPPRKVWMKTYGCQMNYHDTDRLLAHLKNLNFTPVEEVDDADLVLFNTCAVRDLANNKFYSHLGNMKHQKAAKKDNLVVGVGGCVAQTEGKELVKKYKHLDFAFGPDTIDSINDMVYRTYAGDSKFVINSWDRSENFSIETKVSHDTPQAFVNIIKGCNKYCTYCIVPYTRGKERSRRVEEVVEDIRRLVKYQGIQEVTLLGQNVNSFGKDNGESLAQLILELEELDGLEIIRYTTSHPYDISDELIMVHGISKKLAKHLHLPVQSGSNSVLKRMNREYTIEHYLDRVNKLREVQPEIVVSSDIIAGFVNETDEEHQDTLKLLDNAQFDFIYSYAYSKRNKTRAARVEDHLSDDIRGARLREIQLHQLKLQANIRAKMEGKTFRILVEGKNTFKGETKWKGRTNCNRIIHFLPKDENENLQWNWVDVKVTSATALSCQGELQVVLGKRIPTIQ encoded by the coding sequence ATGGAAACAAATCCAACTGGCTTAGGGCTACGTGATGAAAACGGTCCTAAAGAACAATGGTTTATTGATGAGGCCACAGGCCAGAATTTCGTAAAAATGGGTGATGTTATTTTTCCTCCAAGAAAAGTTTGGATGAAAACTTACGGCTGCCAAATGAATTATCATGATACTGATAGATTATTGGCCCACCTTAAGAACTTGAACTTTACACCTGTTGAAGAAGTTGATGACGCTGATCTGGTTTTATTCAATACTTGCGCGGTTAGAGATCTGGCAAATAACAAATTCTACTCCCACCTTGGGAATATGAAGCATCAAAAAGCAGCGAAAAAAGACAATTTAGTTGTTGGAGTAGGTGGATGTGTTGCTCAGACTGAAGGGAAGGAGCTTGTAAAAAAATATAAGCATCTAGACTTTGCTTTTGGTCCAGACACAATCGATTCAATTAACGATATGGTTTACAGAACTTACGCCGGTGATAGTAAATTTGTAATTAATAGTTGGGATAGATCTGAAAACTTCTCTATAGAGACTAAAGTTTCTCATGATACTCCACAGGCCTTTGTGAATATTATCAAAGGATGTAACAAGTATTGTACATACTGTATTGTTCCTTATACGCGAGGGAAAGAAAGATCAAGAAGAGTCGAAGAAGTTGTTGAGGACATTCGCCGTCTTGTTAAATATCAGGGAATTCAGGAAGTCACACTACTTGGTCAAAATGTTAATTCTTTTGGAAAAGATAATGGAGAGTCCTTGGCCCAACTTATTTTAGAACTCGAAGAATTAGATGGACTTGAAATAATTAGATACACAACAAGTCATCCTTACGATATTTCTGATGAATTAATAATGGTTCATGGGATTTCTAAAAAACTAGCTAAACACTTACATCTGCCTGTTCAATCGGGATCAAATTCAGTTTTAAAGAGAATGAATAGAGAATATACTATTGAGCACTATCTTGACCGAGTTAATAAGCTTAGAGAAGTTCAACCTGAAATAGTTGTTTCTTCAGACATTATTGCTGGTTTTGTTAATGAAACAGATGAAGAACATCAAGATACTTTGAAGTTACTTGATAACGCTCAATTTGATTTCATTTATTCTTATGCATACTCTAAAAGAAATAAAACAAGAGCTGCTAGAGTAGAGGATCATTTAAGTGACGATATTCGTGGTGCAAGATTGCGAGAAATTCAACTTCATCAGTTAAAGTTACAGGCAAATATAAGAGCTAAGATGGAAGGTAAAACTTTTAGAATCTTAGTCGAAGGTAAGAATACTTTTAAGGGTGAAACTAAATGGAAAGGTAGAACGAATTGTAATAGAATCATCCACTTTCTACCTAAAGACGAAAATGAAAATCTACAGTGGAACTGGGTTGACGTTAAAGTGACATCGGCCACAGCACTATCTTGCCAAGGAGAACTTCAAGTTGTTCTAGGTAAGAGAATTCCAACAATTCAATAA
- a CDS encoding histidine biosynthesis protein HisIE, protein MAVKKKATKKVAKKATKKAATKKKVAKKATKKVAKKKVAKKKVAKKKVAKKATKKVAKKKVAKKATKKKVAKKKVAKKATKKKVAKKKVAKKATKKKVAKKATKKATKKKVAKKATKKVAKKATKKVAAKKTTKKKAPAKKK, encoded by the coding sequence ATGGCAGTAAAAAAGAAAGCTACAAAAAAGGTAGCTAAAAAAGCCACTAAGAAAGCAGCTACTAAGAAAAAAGTTGCAAAGAAAGCAACTAAGAAAGTAGCTAAGAAAAAAGTTGCAAAGAAGAAAGTAGCTAAGAAAAAGGTAGCTAAGAAAGCAACTAAGAAAGTAGCTAAGAAAAAAGTTGCAAAGAAAGCAACTAAGAAGAAAGTAGCTAAGAAAAAAGTTGCAAAGAAAGCAACTAAGAAGAAAGTTGCTAAGAAAAAAGTAGCTAAGAAAGCAACTAAGAAGAAAGTTGCGAAGAAAGCGACTAAGAAAGCAACTAAGAAAAAAGTTGCGAAGAAAGCAACTAAGAAAGTAGCAAAGAAAGCAACTAAGAAAGTAGCTGCTAAGAAAACTACTAAGAAAAAAGCACCAGCTAAGAAAAAGTAA